The Manduca sexta isolate Smith_Timp_Sample1 unplaced genomic scaffold, JHU_Msex_v1.0 HiC_scaffold_1929, whole genome shotgun sequence genome has a window encoding:
- the LOC119191799 gene encoding LOW QUALITY PROTEIN: pancreatic lipase-related protein 3-like (The sequence of the model RefSeq protein was modified relative to this genomic sequence to represent the inferred CDS: inserted 2 bases in 2 codons; deleted 1 base in 1 codon) produces MTEGRFSQCLSCVTPPLDCPNENIXFWLYTRANPENPYEVKPLNIESIQSAPWVKDAQVKILIHGYTGHKDFSPNTEIRPAYLNCCDYNIITIDYSPIAREPCYLESARNTEIVGKCTAQFIDDLVKTHNFNLDKFHLIGFSLGAQIAGFVGNYLTSGLLGRISGLDPAMPLFVTTDITKKLDISDAQFVDILHTNALEKGKLEASGHVDFYANGGMSQPGCKASAEQTKSGCDHARAPVYFAESILTDIXFYATKCASWITYIIGWCELNTDDNMLYGEHVPRTAYGMYFFFTNSEPPYARGHEKRLTRDAEIELANETNKSIEYIY; encoded by the exons ATGACGGAAGGAA GGTTCAGCCAATGTTTAAGTTGTGTCACACCTCCATTAGATTGtccaaatgaaaata acttttggTTGTATACGAG AGCAAACCCGGAGAATCCTTATGAAGTTAAACCATTGAATATTGAATCAATACAGTCAGCTCCATGGGTCAAAGACGCGCAGGTTAAGATATTAATCCACGGGTACACAGGGCATAAGGATTTCTCGCCAAACACTGAAATTCGCCCGg CTTACTTGAATTGCTGCGATTATAACATCATCACTATCGACTAC AGCCCAATAGCTCGAGAGCCATGTTACTTGGAGTCTGCGCGAAACACCGAAATTGTTGGTAAATGTACAGCCCAGTTCATTGACGACCTGGTCAAAACCCATAATTTCAACTTGGACAAGTTCCACCTCATCGGCTTTAGTCTTGGAGCTCAGATCGCGGGTTTTGTAGGAAATTATTTAACATCGGGTCTATTGGGCAGAATTTCTG gATTGGATCCAGCAATGCCCTTATTCGTCACAACTGACATCACAAAAAAATTGGACATATCCGATGCCCAATTTGTAGACATTCTTCACACAAATGCACTTGAAAAAGGAAAACTTGAAGCCAGTGGCCATGTCGACTTCTATGCGAATGGTGGAATGTCACAACCAGGCTGCAAAGCATCTGCCGAACAGA cAAAGTCCGGCTGCGATCATGCTCGAGCTCCTGTTTATTTCGCGGAGTCCATTCTTACTGATA GGTTTTACGCAACTAAATGTGCGTCTTGGATTACCTACATTATTGGCTGGTGTGAACTTAATACAGATGACAACATGCTATATGGAGAACATGTGCCTAGAAC GGCTTATGGGATGTactttttctttacaaattcgGAACCACCTTACGCACGCGGCCATGAAAAGAGACTAACTAGAGACGCCGAAATTGAATTAGCAAATGAGACTAATAAaagtattgaatatatttattaa